The following are encoded together in the Daucus carota subsp. sativus chromosome 5, DH1 v3.0, whole genome shotgun sequence genome:
- the LOC108222107 gene encoding uncharacterized protein LOC108222107, with protein MASLTPGVLLKLLHSIDSNIKVRGEHRSILLQVISIVPALSGSELWPNQGFFIKVSDSSHSTYVSLSRQDNELILNNKLQLGQFFYVDKLEAGNPIPVLVGVRVVAGRHPFVGNPKDLMQMLDSSQESIREGFNSSKLNELAEARDESATQKIVIKKEKTAVASRYMQGVSTCSSKLSRTDSTGSENIGSESGSASKKVGTLKGNDHELKEQTRTTPLLNRITSQAAKQNSTINETKEVLQLKKDLDTKRVTRKQENVNSNYILGRREKKQPLGAISWPSLPSRLLKPGKEILRRANIASLVAAEAQKESAQAATLVTCLRKFGDLSASASLNDPHLCLTKFFALYQLIEHPNFTTQPKSSPPHNNACKPYRDKSNKREVRKQGKSMVKSPKPTIQISEADKLEWAKTDGLTNIEELREILLRETQIWFVKFLEEALDAGFRVSSRDKKGKANVAQQTEQNSHIAVTLSLLKSANGWLDQLGTDLFVEKNGLRETVDRLKQKVYSCLLLHMDSIASALENQPGRA; from the exons ATGGCATCTCTTACACCTGGAGTGTTACTTAAGCTTCTTCACAGTATTGATTCCAACATTAAGGTTCGTGGTGAACATCGATCCATTCTTCTGCAAGTTATTAGCATTGTCCCTGCTTTATCTGGATCAGAGTTGTGGCCAAACCAGGGGTTCTTCATCAAAGTCTCCGATTCATCTCATTCCACGTATGTATCACTATCGAGGCAAGACAATGAgctaattttgaacaataaaCTGCAGCTTGGTCAGTTCTTTTATGTTGACAAATTGGAGGCTGGAAATCCTATTCCAGTTCTAGTTGGTGTGAGGGTTGTTGCAGGACGTCATCCGTTTGTGGGGAATCCAAAGGATTTGATGCAGATGTTAGATTCCTCTCAGGAATCAATTCGAGAAGGCTTCAACAGCTCAAAATTAAATGAGTTGGCTGAAGCAAGAGACGAGAGTGCAACACAGAAAATTGTAATAAAGAAGGAAAAAACAGCTGTTGCATCAAGGTACATGCAAGGTGTCTCAACATGTAGCAGCAAATTAAGTAGAACTGACTCTACTGGTTCTGAAAACATTGGGAGTGAGAGCGGTTCTGCATCCAAGAAGGTTGGAACCTTGAAAGGCAACGATCACGAGCTGAAAGAGCAG ACTCGGACAACTCCTTTGCTGAACCGCATTACCTCACAAGCTGCAAAGCAAAATTCTACTATTAATGAAACCAAGGAGGTCTTGCAACTGAAAAAAGACCTGGATACTAAACGTGTAAcgagaaaacaagaaaatgtTAACTCAAACTACATATTAGGAAGAAGAGAGAAAAAGCAACCTTTGGGTGCTATCTCCTGGCCTTCCCTCCCTAGCAGGCTTTTGAAGCCGGGAAAG GAAATTCTTAGAAGAGCAAATATAGCTTCTTTGGTGGCAGCTGAAGCTCAGAAGGAATCAGCACAAGCAGCAACTCTGGTCACTTGCCTGAG AAAGTTTGGTGATCTATCAGCATCTGCCTCACTGAATGATCCTCATCTCTGTCTCACCAAATTCTTTGCACTTTACCAGCTCATTGAACACCCAAATTTCACAACACAACCCAAAAGTAGCCCACCTCATAACAATGCATGTAAACCATATAGAGACAAATCAAATAAACGTGAAGTTCGAAAACAGGGTAAAAGTATGGTGAAGTCACCTAAGCCCACAATACAGATAAGCGAGGCTGATAAACTAGAGTGGGCAAAAACAGATGGTTTGACGAATATTGAAGAACTAAGAGAAATACTCCTCAGAGAAACACAAATTTGGTTTGTGAAATTCTTGGAAGAAGCCCTTGATGCTGGATTCCGGGTGAGTAGCCGAGACAAGAAAGGAAAAGCCAATGTAGCACAGCAAACGGAACAGAATAGCCACATTGCTGTCACACTATCACTGCTTAAAAGTGCAAATGGGTGGCTGGACCAATTAGGAACTGATCTTTTTGTAGAGAAAAATGGCTTAAGAGAAACAGTTGATCGGTTAAAGCAGAAAGTGTATTCGTGTTTGCTTTTACATATGGATTCAATTGCATCAGCTTTAGAAAATCAGCCCGGACGTGCTTAA
- the LOC108220393 gene encoding 25.3 kDa vesicle transport protein SEC22-1: MVKLTMIARVTDGLPLVEGLDDGRDVQNVDYYKQQVKALFKNLSRGHNEASRMSVETGPFIFHYIIEGRVCYLTMCDRAYPKKLAFQYLEDLANEFERVNGSQIETAARPYAFIKFDTFIQKTKKLYQDTRTQRNIAKLNDELYEVHQIMTRNVQEVLGVGEKLDQVSQMSSRLTSESRIYADKAKDLNRQALIRKWAPVAIVLGIVFLLFWVRKKIW; the protein is encoded by the exons ATGGTGAAACTTACAATGATTGCCCGTGTCACTGATGGTCTTCCACTAGTGGAGGGTTTGGATGATGGACGTGATGTTCAAAATGTGGACTATTACAAACAACAAGTTAAGGCGTTGTTTAAGAACCTCTCTAGAGGTCACAATGAAGCTTCAAGGATGTCTGTTGAAACTGGCCCCTTTATATTCCA TTATATAATTGAAGGCCGTGTCTGTTATTTGACAATGTGTGATCGTGCTTATCCAAAAAAACTTGCCTTTCAATACTTGGAAGATCTTGCAAATGAATTCGAGCGTGTTAATGGGAGTCAAATTGAAACTGCTGCGAGACCTTATGCATTCATAAAATTTG ATACGTTCattcagaaaacaaaaaaattgtacCAGGACACAAGAACTCAGCGGAACATTGCTAAGCTTAATGATGAACTATATGAAGTTCACCAAATAATGACGCGTAATGTACAGGAAGTTCTTGGTGTTGGTGAAAAGTTAGATC AGGTCAGTCAAATGTCCAGCCGGTTGACATCAGAATCTCGCATATATGCTGATAAGGCAAAAGATTTGAATCGACAG GCTCTGATCCGGAAATGGGCTCCTGTTGCAATTGTCTTAGGAATAGTCTTTCTTCTATTCTGGGTGAGGAAGAAGATTTGGTGA